From Bacteroides uniformis:
CAGCGCAAGGATTCTATCTGGAAAGCCAATTTCGATTCTATCTGTATCGGGCTTCATCAGATTTTTCCGGACATCAGTGCCGCCACCTTCAAAAGCCATCTGCGCAAGGGGCGGGAGATGAAGAGCCGGAACTACAACATTCTTCCCAACCGCAACCGGCGCATCTCTTACATTCAGTATAAGGAAGCCAAACGGTTACCCGTATTCAAGATGAACAAATACCGAGGCGGTTTCCACGAACAGATATACAACCAGCGTAAAAAGCCGTTCGGTTCTTTGGCAGCCCAAACCCTGGGCCGTCTCTATGCCGATACAGCCATGGGAGCCCGTAACGGCATTGAACTGGCCTTCGACACCCTGCTGAAAGGACGGAACGGTATTACCCACCGTCAGAAGGTGATGAATAAATACCTGAATATCGTAGACCTTCCCCCGGTAGACGGTTGTGACATCATATCCACCCTCGACGTAGGCATGCAGGACATCTGCGAAAAAGCCCTGGTAGACAAGTTGAAGGAAATCAATGCCAATGTCGGGGTAGCCGTACTGATGGAAGTGGCTACCGGAGAAGTAAAGGCCATTGTCAACATGATGAAAGCCGGAGACGGCAATTACTACGAAATGAACAGTAATGCCATCAGCGATATGTTGGAACCGGGCTCCACCTTCAAGACAGCCTCCATTATGGTGGCACTGGAAGATGGCAAGATAACCCCGGATACCGAGGTAGACACGGGCAACGGTATTATGAATATGTACGGCAGCAAGATGAGAGACCACAACTGGCACCGGGGAGGTTATGGAAAGATAGATGTGACACGTATTCTGGAAGTTTCTTCCAATGTGGGCGTCTCCTACCTCATCGACAAGCACTACAAGGATAATCCGCAGAAGTTCGTGGACGGTTTGAAGCGCATGAGCATCGACCAGCCGCTTCATCTGCAAATACCCGGTGAAGGGAAGCCCAACATCAAAGGACCCAAAGAGCGTTATTTTGCCAAAACGACTTTGCCGTGGATGAGTATCGGCTACGAGACTCAGGTACCTCCTATGAACATACTGACCTTCTACAATGCCATAGCCAACAACGGGGTCATGGTACGCCCCAAGTTTGTGAAAGCAGCGGTAAAGGACGGTGAGGTAGTGAAAGAATATCCTACGGAAGTAATCAATCCCAAGATATGTTCCGACCATACCCTGACACAGATCCGCGAAATCCTTCGGAAAGTGGTATCGCAAGGTCTGGCAAAACCCGCCGGCAGCAAGCAATTCTCCGTATCGGGCAAGACGGGTACGGCACAGATTTCACAAGGAGCCGCCGGATATAAGTCGGGACGGGTGAATTACCTTGTAAGTTTCTGCGGATATTTCCCCTCGGAAGCACCCAAATACAGTTGCATCGTTTCCATTCAGAAGCCTGGGTTACCAGCTTCAGGCGGTCTGATGGCAGGTAGTGTCTTTGGGAAAATAGCAGAAAGAGTTTATGCCAAAGACCTGCGTTTTGACATACGCAGTGCCATAGACAGTACCACCAATGTGATTCCTCCCGTGAAAGCCGGAGAGATGAACGAAGCACTCCTTGTACTGAATGATTTGAAAGTGCCCGTTCAGAAACAGTTCGCCGGACAAAAGAAAAAGGAACAGTGGGGGCATACACAAGCTGCTCCGTCGGCAGTCATCCTGCAAGACCAGGAACCGGCCTCGGGCACCGTGCCCAGCGTGGTAGGTATGGGAGCGAAAGATGCTGTCTACCTTTTAGAGAGTAAAGGACTGAAAGTAAGGCTAAACGGCGTAGGACGGGTGAGGAACCAGTCCATAGCAAGCGGTAGCCGGATAGTGAAAGGACAAACCATAGCCCTGACACTACGTTAACATGAGAATAAACAAGATTTGGATATACACTATATATAATAAGGTATGAGATTAAGTGATTTGTTGCAAACAATACAGCCGGTCCGGATTACCGGAAGTACAAGCATGGAGATAACGGGGGTGAATATAGATTCCCGCCTGATAGGAACCGGACATCTGTTCATGGCCATGCGTGGTACGCAGACCGACGGGCATGCCTATATTCCGGCTGCCATCGATAAAGGGGCTGTTGCAGTATTGTGTGAAGAATTGCCGGAAGAGCTTAAGGCCGGCATCACCTACATTCAGGTGAAAGACAGTGAAGATGCCGTAGGGAAAGTGGCTACCACTTTCTATGGCGACCCTACATCCAAGATGGAACTCATCGGCGTGACCGGAACCAACGGAAAAACAACCGTTGCCACCTTATTATATAATACTTTCCGCTATTTCGGCTACAAGGTCGGACTGGTTTCCACTGTATGCAATTACATCGACGACCAGCCCGTACCGACCGAACACACCACCCCGGACCCGATAACCCTGAACCGCCTGCTCGGAGAAATGGCAGATTCCGGCTGCAAGTATGCCTTCATGGAAGTCAGTTCCCATTCCATTGCCCAAAAGCGCATCAGCGGTCTGAAGTTTGCCGGCGGTATTTTCACTAATCTGACCCGCGACCATCTGGATTATCATAAAACGGTGGAGAACTACCTCAAAGCCAAGAAAAAGTTCTTCGACGAACTGCCAAAAGGAGCTTTCAGCCTGACCAACCTGGATGACAAGAACGGACTTGTGATGACGCAGAATACCCGTTCGAAGGTATACACCTACTCTTTGCGTAGTCTTAGCGACTTCAAAGGCAAAGTCTTGGAGTCTCATTTCGAGGGAATGTTGCTCGACTTCAACAATCACGAACTGGCAGTACGTTTCATCGGAAAGTTCAATGCCTACAACCTGCTGGCGGTATTCGGTACTGCCGTATTGCTTGGCAAGAAAGAAGAGGATGTACTGGTTGCCCTCAGCACGCTGCATCCGGTAACCGGCCGCTTCGATGCCATCCGTTCACCGAAAGGCTACACCGCCATTGTGGACTATGCGCATACTCCAGACGCCCTGGTCAATGTATTGAACGCCATTCACGGAGTGCTGGAAGGAAAAGGGAAAGTGATTACCGTTGTGGGCGCCGGCGGCAACCGCGACAAAGGCAAGCGTCCCATCATGGCCAAAGAATCCGCCCGCTTG
This genomic window contains:
- a CDS encoding penicillin-binding protein, translated to MTRYFFVVLLMGLVGIAIVVKGAMIMFAERQYWHDVADRFVKENVTVKPNRGNILSSDGKLMASSLPEYKIYMDFMSGERDEKRRKKDQQRKDSIWKANFDSICIGLHQIFPDISAATFKSHLRKGREMKSRNYNILPNRNRRISYIQYKEAKRLPVFKMNKYRGGFHEQIYNQRKKPFGSLAAQTLGRLYADTAMGARNGIELAFDTLLKGRNGITHRQKVMNKYLNIVDLPPVDGCDIISTLDVGMQDICEKALVDKLKEINANVGVAVLMEVATGEVKAIVNMMKAGDGNYYEMNSNAISDMLEPGSTFKTASIMVALEDGKITPDTEVDTGNGIMNMYGSKMRDHNWHRGGYGKIDVTRILEVSSNVGVSYLIDKHYKDNPQKFVDGLKRMSIDQPLHLQIPGEGKPNIKGPKERYFAKTTLPWMSIGYETQVPPMNILTFYNAIANNGVMVRPKFVKAAVKDGEVVKEYPTEVINPKICSDHTLTQIREILRKVVSQGLAKPAGSKQFSVSGKTGTAQISQGAAGYKSGRVNYLVSFCGYFPSEAPKYSCIVSIQKPGLPASGGLMAGSVFGKIAERVYAKDLRFDIRSAIDSTTNVIPPVKAGEMNEALLVLNDLKVPVQKQFAGQKKKEQWGHTQAAPSAVILQDQEPASGTVPSVVGMGAKDAVYLLESKGLKVRLNGVGRVRNQSIASGSRIVKGQTIALTLR
- a CDS encoding UDP-N-acetylmuramoyl-L-alanyl-D-glutamate--2,6-diaminopimelate ligase; translated protein: MRLSDLLQTIQPVRITGSTSMEITGVNIDSRLIGTGHLFMAMRGTQTDGHAYIPAAIDKGAVAVLCEELPEELKAGITYIQVKDSEDAVGKVATTFYGDPTSKMELIGVTGTNGKTTVATLLYNTFRYFGYKVGLVSTVCNYIDDQPVPTEHTTPDPITLNRLLGEMADSGCKYAFMEVSSHSIAQKRISGLKFAGGIFTNLTRDHLDYHKTVENYLKAKKKFFDELPKGAFSLTNLDDKNGLVMTQNTRSKVYTYSLRSLSDFKGKVLESHFEGMLLDFNNHELAVRFIGKFNAYNLLAVFGTAVLLGKKEEDVLVALSTLHPVTGRFDAIRSPKGYTAIVDYAHTPDALVNVLNAIHGVLEGKGKVITVVGAGGNRDKGKRPIMAKESARLSDRVIITSDNPRFEEPQDIINDMLAGLDKDDMQKTISITDRREAIKTACMLAQPGDVILVAGKGHENYQEIKGVKHHFDDKEILNEIMC